aaaaccaacaaaacaataaGGTGAAATGAGAGGTAAAGCACCATCTCCTCTTCAGCCCTCCTCCCATACTTGTTTAGTCAACAGGCTCCTCTTAATGATCCAGTCTCTCTCACACCTCTGGCTCAGCTGACCTTAACCACGTGAATTATCTTGAGTTCAGATCTTGGCGGGCCGACAGGGAGCCGAGAGACAAACATGGCCGTTGTTTATTGTGTCCCTGTGTTGCTATGTTGACACACTGAGAGGTCAACGGACTTCACCTCTGGAAGGGTTTGCGGaccttcttcctccttctggGGGGTTTGCCACTTTCAGCCCATGTCTCACTGGATTCTGGCCGCTGACCCCCGGGCATGTAGAAACCTGTCTGGCTCGGGGGAGGGGAGAATGGGGGCGCTCCAGCACCAGGGGGTTGCTGATGAGGGGGACCTGAGGGGAAGAATCCCCCATTGGCAGTCATGTCGTTAGGAGGTCCTCCCTTGAAGATGCGATTGAAGAAGTCCTGCAAATCTGCAGGGTTGGTGGGACTCGTGGCGTGCTCTGAGGGTGTCCTGAAAGGGAAAGTTTGAAAGTTCAGAAATCTTTTGAGCCTTAAGTGATGATCTTTTTGGCTTCCACAGATGGTCATGTGGCAACAGCACAAGCATAATAAATCATGTCCAATTGTAAAGAGCATTAGGGTTGGGATGAAAATCTACATAAAGTATATTGAAAGTCCAaaggtttatttttcattaacgTCAGTGTCACAACaatgcaccacacacacattaggaTCCATCACAGTGTAAAGTGTTTTGCCGGCAGAGAacgaaaaacaaatgaaagaagatGGAAAAATTAAGTTGTTATAGTTCCATGTTTTAACTAATTTTTGAAGTTGTATAGGAGTTGTTAGGTTAAACTGTTAACTGTGTCCTAATCTTGTTTTAGCAGTTGAGAAATCATGTACGACAACACTCTACATTTTCGTAGCACCACATTTATAAAAGGAGGACTCCTAAGTCTCCCACTGgttcattttttcaaaacagcAGAACTACGGCAGATGTTCCAGATATGTAAATATCTGGAAATCCAGATTTGTAACCTTTTAAAATGATCTGCTAAAATCAGTGGTGAGGCTAAATTGAGGCCTCAATAAAAGAGGAACTAGTACATGATTTAGCACCATGAAGCCACAACAAACCCTTGAAGGGACGTACCTGTGTCGTGTGGAGTTGCTGTTGTTCTTTGAACCAAAAGAGATGTGATAGGGCACACGGTGCGTGTCAGGAGAAATGCCTATTCTTTGACAACCTGCCCACTCTGAAACATGACAGCATGACAACAGCTTACATATCCAAATAAATACTGTTAAATTTTGCACTGAAGCTGTTCTATGACCGGCAAAGCCAAGCGCTGAGTGGACTGGACACCGGTAATATATGAGCTCATGCAAACTACACAATGTATCACTGTTCAGCTACTGATGAGGGGAAAAGGTCATCTTCAAAATACCCGGACATTCACCTGTAATATCATACACTTTGCCATCCATACAAGCAAAGTATGTGATTCGTAGACCCAACATGCTGGACTCGGCCCACAGGTCCCCCTCCTCAGCACTATGGCAGCGGTTACACTCAGCACAGAAGCGGGCCTCAGCAGGTTCACGATCCATCTCGAACCGCCTGCACAGACACAAAGGTCACAAAGGAAACACCAACTGTACTACTACGTCAGACGTGATTCCGTTGTGTGTAGTACATAATGTTTAACTCGCATTCTGAGGAAATGTTCGACGTACTTGTGTTTGCCTTCACACTTGGTACACATCATGGTGTTCATGGCTTCCTTCAGGTCATCCTGCAGTTTAGTGAGAAACTCGTTCATGGACTTTGAGAGCTCGGTTGCTGCCATACGCTTCCTGCACGGGAAAGCAACAGACAGGTTGGTGATACGTAAACATAACAGGCCTAAGGAGTCAACCTCACTCTAAATCACTGTACAATTGAATTATTTCAGGGGAAAACACCGTTCATCTTAAAACCACAGACCTTGGATAGCTGCAGTCAATcactattttttatatatagacATTTTAGTATATTTCAAAAAGGACGATgagaaaaattataaattataccAAACTGATGACAGAATTTTAcaactgcaggaaaaaaaactaatgattataatattaatgtaacggggaaaaaaagccacatgatgattgtttttttcacacacttgaagttgtttttagtttagttttgctTGTAAGAACTACTTTTTTCGGTGTACTCACAACTCATACTCTCGTCGTGTCTCTGGGTTACTGACAATATCCCAGGCAGCCCTCAGTACTTTGAACGCCTCTCCAGCTCGGGggtgtttatttttgtctggATGGACCTGAAGAAGAAGGGACAGAGGAAAAGGTTCTATATGAGTAAAGGAGATAAACTCTGCCTCCAATACATTTTGTTAGTCATTAATGCAATAGCTGTATTTTTCACTCAGACAGAGGCActtcacacacacctggacagcCAGATGTCTGTAGGCCTTCTTCAGTTCAGCCTCAGTGGCATGCACCTCCACACCGAGCACTGTAAAGGGGTCGAGCTCGTCCTCTGGTACCTCAGCCAAGGCCAGCAGTCTCTCGAGCTCCTGGCCTGGCTGGCTTCTCCCTGCCCTGCCGGGAGAGTCAGGGCTGGACGGTGGTACGTGGTCATGCCTCCTAAACCTGCTTCGGATTGTCTCCAGCAGGGACACCACCCTCTTCCAAAACCTTGACTCCTGAAAAGTTGTCCAATAGCGttttcccttctctcctccaAGGCGAACCAACGCACCCTTTGCCCACTGGGAACCGAGAATAACCAAAGCACAGAAAAGTCTCAAAAACGTTAAGGCAGCTGTCTTCACCCACTTTACTAACCGAACAATTTTATCCACCAGGTCTGTTCCTGCACATTTTGTCCATTTCAGAATCCGACTAGCATCCGCCTTCATTCCTGCTGTATCTGTGATCTTCACAAAGAGCTGCTGCCCAAAGTTGTAAAGTTTCACCCCTCCAGCCTCCACACCAACTCCACAATTGTGAGTTAATGTGACAATAATCTCAATCATCATGTGGACACAAGAGATGCACCAGAAGCTCAGAGACTCTGACAGCATCTCCTTAAAAGCTAGGACAAGCTGGTTGCCTGTCCGCCTGCGGCCTCGGTTCtgctgatggtggtggtggttacGTCTTCGGGTCTGCTTGTGCCGACCACCACTTGACATAACATTGCCTTTTTGAATGGAGGAAAAAGCACTTTGACTGCTCTGCTCTGAAACCGACCCACTGCTCCGGAATCTGCATCTACGCCCAGGTCCCACGTTCCTCCAACCAGACTCCCCGTTCATGTGCTGCTCCTTTGCAGCTTCATCCTCTTCTTGATTTATAACATGCGAGTTCTCATGATCTGCCATGTCATCAGGCTCAAACCCATCTGAAGCCTCCCCAGTATCTTCTTTGGCCTCTGTAGATCCACAATACTCTGCTTCGCCAACACCAGAGGCTTGTGGAATGGCTGGATTTGGGGTGTCCTGAGATTTGGCTGTTTTGTCCTGCTCCCATTCATCGTCAGTGGGTCTGGCCTCCCACTGTCTAGACTGTGTCACTAAGGTGGAATCACCATCAGGGATGTCCTCATCGGAGTCAGTAACCCAATCCATTTCCTTCTGAGCTGCTTCTCTCTCCATGTTGTTTACAGCTGTTTGATTAAAGTGCTGTGAAATTGTAATCTCATGGAAGATGATATTCTAGATCCATTATTTGTGGCAACATTTTCCCCAGGCTCTCATTATAAAAGTGAGACTGGGGGCTCCTGAGGGTCAGTCTCAGGTCCACCATATCAACAGCCACTTCAAGTTGTCAAAAGGTTTTTACACACCTCACATCATGCATCAGGTTGTTATCTGAAAAGCAACAACACATAGAGTTCATTTTACACCCACATTGTTGATAAGCAGAATTAGGTGAGAAATATGCTTCTATTAGTAGTCATTTATAATAAAGATTTTAAACCCTcccaaaactaaaacaaagggGTGGCCACTATGATGATATACATGTTTCAACCATTAATCAATCACTTTGCCGTATTGTTTAAACCATGGTAGCTACACTTTTAACATCTCTGGTGTATGAGACCATTGTGGAAGTCCGGGCTTTGCATCAATTTGataaagtcaattttttttttatatttcacaacAGACAATGACTGAAAAACTtgactttttcttaaataatttaaaaattaatttatatatatatatatatagtattacaGTCCATATGAATCTGTTAACatgaaaatacacatacaccaATATTAAAGATGTTATCCATACTGAACACCATATAGAGCAgcagagctgaaacaattaatcaactaatGAATGGTtgatcaaaagaaaatgaattgccaaaaataataaatgtaattaatcatttaagttacttttcaaacaaaaaacatttgaaaaaaatgccaaacattccCTGGTTCCAACAtctcaaatgtgatgatttgcAGGGGGGGTTCTGTTTTATCTCATAGTGTAACTACTAAATATCTTTGGGCTTTAACTGTTGGtcgaacaaaacaagacagagacGTCACCTTGTGCTCTGGTCATTTGTGACATGCGTTTTCACTATCTTCTGACATGCTACAggcttaacatttaaaaaagcaaactgACAGACAAAACTCATGAAAATAAGTCAGTGATTAGTTTTTTACCTTACACCTGCTGCTACCAGTATGAAGAGGAGATAATGTGGAGTTAAATGTTTTCCCACGACCACAAAGGTCACCATGACTTTATAACAACGCGGTTTTGGAGAAGCTTTTCCTgaacaaataaactaaaaacgAATGAGTCATGTAGCCAAGTATCTCAACGTTTCATGTAACGTTAATGTTGCTAACTACTTGTTAAGTGAACATAGCTATATCAAGAAACTCAAACTTGATTTACACGTATAATAGTGCAACACCGATTACCTTCAGTTAACTAACTTTATACTAATTATGTTATTTGCTAAGTAAGTCAAAGAGGAACACGGTAATTCTAGAAACTAGCTAGCTGCACGAACAAACGTTAGGCAacgataaaaaaacaaacagctagGTTATTTTAAACCGGTCAATCTTGTCTGACAGACTcttttgatattaatttaaATTCGATAACATCATGACCAAATATTTTAAAggcggctaacgttagcagacaGCCAGTGTTAGCATGAAGAAGCAGCCAGCCAacaagaagacagacagaccaacaggGGCTAAAATTAGCTTGCCTCTGGCTGGCTAACCTGACAACATTTCGACTAAATAAGGTCACCAAGGAAGATTACACGACAGCACAGCAGCAAACCGTTATTAACAtctttagctagctaacaaacAGCCCGCCGAGCAGCTAACGATAACAACTGTTAGCTAATATAACAGCAGCGAGCTGGACTAGCTAGTACGGTTTCCTTTCCTGTGGGCTTTGACGAGAAAGCTAAGGCATGTTTTGGACACCGGACGAGCCCAGTAAGAACgcaaattatttttgcattaaaataaaCTAGATGTCATATATACCTCTCATATATTTGTGTAACCTTGTTTGTTAACAGACAGCCAAGTGTccgtgttgtttttttaaagccacttcttcttctcctgctcttTTTGCTACTTTCTTCCCGTTTCTTCTTCCTCCGccccctttttcttcttctgcattgTTTTCTGACTGTTAGCAAACAACTTAGAAGACCACTAGTGCCACCCATCATTTGTTGGTTTAGCTGATAATTAACAATAAacctttaattcattttaattgaattccCTTGATAAAAAGTAGCACAGTATTATCTTGGTTCACTCTATCCATCCTGTTAAATAATCTATACCGTTTACCACAGCCCTTTACACTTTTAATATAttgggaaataaataaataaataataattcccCCAGGATGCTTCAGTAGGCTAATACCCATACGCACCATTCACAAAAGCATTTTGGAAAGCCTATCAATACTGTTTGCTGTCACGGTCCATTAGTTTAACTTAAGGAACATTTTTGATTCTACAAAACAtacttaaataacatttaagacATTGGTGTGCTTCGTGACAACTGGCTGGGGAAGGCCTTTGCTTGTTTTTACATGATAACGTCCCAGTGTGCAAGGTGAGGACCATTAAAAATGGCAGAGAAATCACTTTCCCAATCTTACTTTTTCCAGTAATTTTGTAAAAGTTAAACCCTTCCTATAGTCCAACGATTGAAAAAAAGGCATCAGTTTGTCACAACGCCATGCTCACCTGCCTCAGCAAATCTTCTCCATACTGACCACTTTGTGTAGAAGTTTTAGTTCAACTCCATTGCCCACTGTCAATTATAGGATTGTTTG
The Etheostoma cragini isolate CJK2018 chromosome 4, CSU_Ecrag_1.0, whole genome shotgun sequence genome window above contains:
- the dnajc14 gene encoding dnaJ homolog subfamily C member 14, which produces MEREAAQKEMDWVTDSDEDIPDGDSTLVTQSRQWEARPTDDEWEQDKTAKSQDTPNPAIPQASGVGEAEYCGSTEAKEDTGEASDGFEPDDMADHENSHVINQEEDEAAKEQHMNGESGWRNVGPGRRCRFRSSGSVSEQSSQSAFSSIQKGNVMSSGGRHKQTRRRNHHHHQQNRGRRRTGNQLVLAFKEMLSESLSFWCISCVHMMIEIIVTLTHNCGVGVEAGGVKLYNFGQQLFVKITDTAGMKADASRILKWTKCAGTDLVDKIVRLVKWVKTAALTFLRLFCALVILGSQWAKGALVRLGGEKGKRYWTTFQESRFWKRVVSLLETIRSRFRRHDHVPPSSPDSPGRAGRSQPGQELERLLALAEVPEDELDPFTVLGVEVHATEAELKKAYRHLAVQVHPDKNKHPRAGEAFKVLRAAWDIVSNPETRREYELKRMAATELSKSMNEFLTKLQDDLKEAMNTMMCTKCEGKHKRFEMDREPAEARFCAECNRCHSAEEGDLWAESSMLGLRITYFACMDGKVYDITEWAGCQRIGISPDTHRVPYHISFGSKNNSNSTRHRTPSEHATSPTNPADLQDFFNRIFKGGPPNDMTANGGFFPSGPPHQQPPGAGAPPFSPPPSQTGFYMPGGQRPESSETWAESGKPPRRRKKVRKPFQR